Proteins found in one Fulvitalea axinellae genomic segment:
- the hemH gene encoding ferrochelatase: MAKSNIKKGVLVVNLGTPDSPKTPDVRKYLREFLMDGRVIDIPFLSRWALVNLIIAPFRAPKSAKTYAELWEDRGSPLMFYGEDVVNALKNDSELSGYEFALAMRYQSPSIESGLEYLRSKNVSEIIVLPLFPQYASATTGSVVEKVNSIIKKWQVIPSIRFVNQFYDKELFVKAWASVASSHINKKEYDHYVFSYHGLPERQIRKASVDGYCKLSEKCCSNINKKNQYCYRAQCFATTRLLAEAMGIPEEKYTICFQSRLGKEPWIQPYAEDVIESLAKSGQKKVLAFSPAFVADCLETTIEVGDEFKEEFEHAGGEVWDLVPSLNAHPDWVECLKQIILEKS; encoded by the coding sequence ATGGCTAAGTCGAACATAAAAAAAGGAGTACTCGTCGTAAACCTCGGAACTCCCGATAGCCCGAAAACTCCCGATGTAAGAAAATACCTGCGTGAGTTCCTTATGGACGGGCGGGTAATCGACATCCCGTTTCTTTCCAGATGGGCGCTCGTAAACCTGATCATCGCTCCGTTCAGGGCTCCGAAGTCCGCCAAAACGTACGCCGAGCTTTGGGAAGACCGTGGCTCGCCCCTAATGTTCTACGGAGAAGATGTTGTGAATGCTCTGAAAAACGATTCGGAGCTTTCAGGCTACGAATTCGCTCTCGCCATGCGGTACCAGTCGCCGAGCATCGAGTCCGGCTTGGAATATCTCCGATCAAAGAATGTAAGCGAGATAATCGTCCTGCCACTATTTCCGCAATACGCTTCGGCCACTACCGGCTCGGTTGTCGAAAAGGTAAACAGCATTATCAAAAAATGGCAAGTCATTCCTTCCATCCGATTTGTCAACCAATTTTACGACAAGGAGCTGTTCGTTAAGGCTTGGGCTTCCGTAGCCTCTTCTCATATCAACAAAAAAGAATACGACCATTACGTGTTCAGCTACCACGGATTGCCGGAAAGACAGATTCGCAAGGCTTCGGTAGACGGCTACTGCAAGCTATCGGAGAAATGCTGTTCGAATATCAATAAGAAAAACCAATACTGCTACCGTGCCCAATGCTTTGCCACCACAAGGCTTTTGGCCGAAGCCATGGGAATTCCCGAAGAGAAATACACGATCTGTTTCCAATCGCGATTAGGCAAAGAGCCGTGGATTCAGCCTTACGCCGAAGACGTGATCGAAAGTTTGGCGAAATCTGGACAGAAAAAAGTGTTGGCGTTCTCCCCGGCTTTCGTTGCCGATTGTCTGGAAACGACTATCGAGGTGGGAGACGAATTCAAAGAGGAATTTGAGCATGCAGGAGGAGAAGTCTGGGATTTGGTCCCTAGCCTAAACGCTCATCCGGATTGGGTTGAATGCCTAAAGCAGATCATTCTGGAAAAATCATAA
- a CDS encoding phosphatidylserine decarboxylase family protein has translation MTIHKEGRSLLLYLLVILIAANIGIRHFFPSVALAADITLLLSGVLFLLVLQFFRRPKIKVCQDEQCVLAPADGKVVVIENTYEDEYFKEERKQVSIFMSPLNVHNNRFPISGLVKMFKYHAGKYLVAWHPKASTENERTTMVIERENGVEVLVRQIAGAMARRIRWYVEEGDTAEQGNEFGFIKFGSRVDIFLPKDAKVVVDLQQKTKGGKTIIARLPE, from the coding sequence ATGACAATTCATAAGGAAGGTAGATCTTTACTGCTTTATTTGTTAGTAATCCTGATAGCCGCCAACATAGGCATCCGCCATTTTTTCCCGTCAGTAGCCTTGGCTGCCGACATTACACTGTTGCTTAGCGGCGTACTTTTCTTACTCGTTCTGCAATTTTTCCGCCGTCCGAAGATCAAAGTTTGCCAAGACGAACAGTGCGTCCTCGCACCAGCGGACGGTAAAGTTGTAGTGATTGAGAATACTTACGAAGACGAATATTTCAAAGAGGAACGCAAGCAGGTTTCGATCTTCATGTCTCCTCTGAACGTACACAACAACCGATTCCCTATCAGCGGACTCGTGAAAATGTTTAAGTACCACGCCGGCAAATACCTCGTGGCATGGCACCCGAAAGCCAGTACCGAAAACGAGCGTACCACTATGGTAATCGAGCGTGAAAACGGAGTGGAAGTTCTCGTAAGACAGATCGCCGGAGCAATGGCCAGAAGGATTCGCTGGTATGTGGAAGAAGGCGACACGGCCGAACAAGGCAACGAATTCGGTTTCATCAAATTCGGATCAAGGGTTGACATCTTCTTGCCGAAAGACGCCAAAGTAGTGGTTGACCTTCAGCAAAAGACCAAAGGAGGGAAAACGATTATCGCCCGCCTGCCGGAATAA